One part of the Methylobacterium terrae genome encodes these proteins:
- a CDS encoding LysR family transcriptional regulator, with protein MNLRQLEILRAVVRHRTTLAAAEELAVSQPAVSNALKAMEAQVGFPLFDRINNRLFPTAEAMTLYKESEAIFALHAKLEGRLRDLREKNHGHLALMATPPLAYGLLPRALAAFVRQRPQTRLFFDVRRYEGVIDGVTSRVAELGFALGLSNHVGIAHEIVHRGEMVCVMAPDHPLSEREAVSPADLARHPLIGLERGTRLGEALRDAFARAGVPFTATVEVRYCNTACVLAGAGVGVAVVDPFSPAQGGAHPVVVRRFVPATPVEAFMLWSEAEPLSRLARAFLDEVRCASKVSSASIGS; from the coding sequence ATGAACCTGCGGCAGCTGGAGATCCTGCGGGCGGTGGTCCGGCACCGCACCACCCTGGCGGCGGCCGAGGAGCTGGCGGTGTCGCAGCCCGCGGTGAGCAACGCCCTGAAGGCGATGGAGGCGCAGGTCGGCTTCCCGCTCTTCGACCGCATCAACAACCGGCTGTTCCCGACCGCCGAGGCGATGACGCTCTACAAGGAGAGCGAGGCGATCTTCGCGCTCCACGCCAAGCTCGAAGGCCGTCTTCGCGACCTGCGCGAGAAGAACCACGGCCACCTCGCCCTGATGGCGACGCCGCCGCTCGCCTACGGCCTCCTGCCCCGGGCACTCGCCGCCTTCGTGCGGCAGCGGCCGCAGACCCGGCTGTTCTTCGACGTGCGCCGCTACGAGGGGGTGATCGACGGAGTGACCAGCCGGGTCGCCGAGCTCGGCTTCGCGCTCGGCCTGTCGAACCACGTCGGCATCGCCCACGAGATCGTGCACCGGGGCGAGATGGTCTGCGTCATGGCCCCCGACCACCCGTTGAGCGAGCGGGAGGCGGTGTCGCCCGCCGACCTCGCGCGCCATCCCCTCATCGGGCTCGAGCGCGGCACGCGCCTCGGCGAGGCGTTGCGCGACGCCTTCGCGCGGGCGGGCGTGCCGTTTACCGCCACCGTCGAGGTCCGCTACTGCAACACCGCCTGCGTGCTCGCCGGGGCCGGGGTCGGCGTCGCGGTGGTCGACCCGTTCTCGCCCGCGCAGGGCGGCGCGCACCCGGTGGTGGTGCGGCGCTTCGTGCCGGCGACGCCGGTCGAGGCGTTCATGCTGTGGTCGGAGGCCGAGCCTTTGTCGCGCTTGGCGCGGGCCTTCCTGGACGAGGTCCGATGTGCCAGCAAAGTGTCTAGCGCATCGATCGGCTCATAG
- a CDS encoding putative phage abortive infection protein, with the protein MFAIWLSWAFLRDVLKKLEISDLLPSELGPWGDSFGALTSLFTLLGFIGITTTIVLQRQQMATSEKFQRLERFDNLYFEIMKLIREVRKEVKFRYTENYAQATGHSKRETVYDTQALRFAWREISYFFNKSGKQITLAETQKIYHEIIHDRFESGFAPYFRSVFTIMRKIDEEENLSEKEKHFYANLIRSQMNSYELAVVALNALSPVAGNLKYYLTKYRMLKYLPVGSSRRLVLIPHYDEIAFQGRDEIN; encoded by the coding sequence GTGTTTGCTATCTGGTTGTCATGGGCATTTCTAAGAGACGTTTTAAAAAAGCTAGAAATTTCAGACCTTCTACCGAGTGAACTCGGCCCATGGGGTGACAGTTTTGGTGCGCTAACTTCGCTGTTCACGCTGCTTGGATTCATTGGAATTACAACTACAATTGTCCTACAGAGACAGCAGATGGCAACATCAGAAAAATTTCAACGTCTTGAAAGATTTGATAATCTATACTTTGAGATTATGAAGCTAATTCGCGAAGTCAGAAAAGAAGTAAAGTTTAGGTACACTGAAAACTACGCTCAGGCGACTGGTCACAGCAAGAGAGAAACAGTTTATGATACGCAGGCATTAAGATTCGCCTGGCGTGAGATTTCGTATTTTTTCAATAAATCTGGAAAACAAATAACGCTAGCCGAAACTCAAAAAATATATCACGAAATAATACATGATAGATTTGAAAGTGGCTTTGCTCCATATTTTCGTTCGGTTTTTACTATAATGAGAAAGATTGACGAGGAAGAGAATTTATCTGAAAAAGAAAAGCACTTTTACGCAAATCTTATACGAAGCCAAATGAACAGCTACGAGCTTGCTGTTGTTGCCCTAAACGCGTTGTCTCCTGTTGCTGGAAATCTAAAATACTATCTTACGAAATATAGAATGCTAAAATACTTGCCAGTTGGCTCAAGTAGGAGGCTCGTCTTGATACCGCATTACGATGAGATTGCATTTCAGGGAAGGGATGAAATAAATTGA
- a CDS encoding MmgE/PrpD family protein, with product MMLDRRSLIGAAGLALAAKGVGAAEPSAPARPAAPVPPRDVTRTLARYIVGAKVEDLPEAVRREGTRTFLNWVGVAIGGSHHETLDVAVSALKPFSGPPQAGLFGRAERFDIMNAAFLNGVSSHIFDYDDTHLKTVIHPAGPVASAILALAEMRPVSGSDFLNALVLGIETECRIGNAVYPNHYDVGWHITGTAGVFGAAAAAGKLMGLSEQQMVWALGLAASQPVGLRESFGSMNKSFNPGRAAANGLFAAILAERNFTSSDGMIEARRGWANTVSTKQDYREITEGLGTRYEAALNTYKPFACGIVMHPAIDAAIQLRNENRLTPDQVRRVELKVHPLVLELTGKTAPRTGLEGKFSITHAVAVALVEGAGGEKQFSDRAVRDPVITELRGKVAPVVTPGVRPEQVDLTITLADGRTLTRHIEHAVGSVENPMSDADLERKFADLAEGILPEAQIRRVMALAWDIGRLKDAGEVARAGVLG from the coding sequence ATGATGCTCGATCGACGCAGCCTCATCGGGGCCGCCGGCCTCGCCCTCGCGGCCAAAGGGGTGGGCGCCGCCGAGCCGTCCGCTCCGGCCCGGCCCGCGGCCCCCGTGCCGCCCCGCGACGTCACCCGGACGCTCGCGCGCTACATCGTCGGGGCGAAGGTCGAGGACCTGCCCGAGGCGGTGCGGCGCGAGGGCACCCGCACCTTCCTCAACTGGGTCGGCGTCGCCATCGGCGGCTCGCACCACGAGACCCTCGACGTCGCGGTGTCGGCGCTCAAGCCCTTCTCGGGCCCGCCCCAGGCCGGCCTGTTCGGGCGTGCCGAGCGCTTCGACATCATGAACGCCGCCTTCCTCAACGGCGTGTCGAGCCACATCTTCGACTACGACGACACCCACCTGAAGACCGTGATCCACCCGGCCGGCCCGGTCGCCTCGGCGATCCTGGCGCTCGCCGAGATGCGGCCGGTCTCCGGGTCCGACTTCCTCAACGCCCTGGTGCTCGGCATCGAGACCGAGTGCCGGATCGGCAACGCGGTCTATCCCAACCACTACGACGTCGGCTGGCACATCACCGGCACCGCGGGGGTGTTCGGCGCGGCCGCCGCCGCCGGCAAGCTGATGGGGCTCTCCGAGCAGCAGATGGTCTGGGCGCTCGGCCTCGCCGCCTCGCAGCCGGTGGGCCTGCGCGAATCGTTCGGCTCGATGAACAAGAGCTTCAATCCCGGCCGCGCCGCCGCCAACGGGCTGTTCGCGGCGATCCTGGCCGAGAGGAACTTCACCAGTTCCGACGGAATGATCGAGGCCAGGCGCGGCTGGGCCAACACCGTCTCGACGAAGCAGGATTACCGCGAGATCACCGAGGGGCTGGGGACCCGCTACGAGGCGGCGTTGAACACCTACAAGCCCTTCGCCTGCGGCATCGTCATGCATCCGGCGATCGACGCCGCGATCCAGCTCCGCAACGAGAACCGCCTGACACCGGACCAGGTCCGCCGGGTCGAGCTGAAGGTCCACCCGCTGGTGCTGGAGCTCACCGGCAAGACCGCGCCGCGCACCGGGCTCGAGGGCAAGTTCAGCATCACCCACGCCGTCGCGGTCGCCCTCGTCGAGGGGGCGGGCGGCGAGAAGCAGTTCAGCGACCGGGCGGTGCGCGATCCCGTCATCACCGAATTGCGCGGCAAGGTCGCGCCGGTGGTGACGCCCGGGGTGCGGCCCGAGCAGGTCGACCTGACGATCACGCTCGCCGACGGGCGCACCCTGACGCGCCACATCGAGCACGCGGTCGGCAGCGTCGAGAACCCGATGTCGGATGCCGACCTCGAGCGCAAGTTCGCCGACCTCGCCGAGGGCATCCTGCCGGAGGCCCAGATTCGCCGGGTGATGGCGCTCGCCTGGGACATCGGCCGGCTCAAGGATGCCGGGGAGGTGGCCCGGGCGGGGGTGCTAGGATGA
- the tcuA gene encoding FAD-dependent tricarballylate dehydrogenase TcuA, with translation MQTEWDIVVIGSGNAAMSAAIAGREQGRSVLVIEKAGPDLAGGNTAYTAGAMRFVYDGADDLVPLLEDPTDPRLPHTDFGAYPAERFAADLLGFNDGRPLSREQRTLIAESYDAVRWLASRGVKFEPIYSRQSFEKDGRHVFWGGLTLATRGEGHGLAEAERAAFAGLGGEIRYDCAAEDLIVEDGRVRGVRTSAGAIRARAVVLGCGGFEANAAMRAEFIGPGWEEAKVRGTPHNQGDGLAMAFRLGARRHGFYGGCHATPMDLFTPPYGNLDLPHLERKHYRKICYFLGVMLNADGERFVDEGRDFRNYTYAQFGRAIMEQPGHVAWQIFDASVDPLLYSEYRFHDAHFVEADTLDALIDRLDGLTDKAQARATIAAFNDAVDESVPFDPTVKDGRGTRGLALPKSNWARRIETGPFKAYPVTGGITFTYGGVEVDEDGAVLHESGTPIPGLYACGEMVGGVFFNGYPGGSGLTSGVVFGRRAGNGAARAA, from the coding sequence ATGCAGACCGAGTGGGACATCGTCGTGATCGGCTCCGGCAACGCCGCGATGAGCGCGGCCATCGCCGGGCGCGAGCAGGGCCGCAGCGTCCTGGTGATCGAGAAGGCGGGGCCGGACCTCGCCGGCGGCAACACCGCCTACACGGCGGGCGCGATGCGCTTCGTCTATGACGGCGCCGACGACCTCGTGCCGCTGCTCGAGGACCCGACCGATCCGCGGCTGCCCCACACCGATTTCGGCGCCTACCCGGCCGAGCGCTTCGCCGCGGATCTCCTCGGCTTCAACGACGGCCGCCCGTTGAGCCGCGAGCAGCGGACGCTCATCGCCGAGAGCTACGACGCCGTGCGCTGGCTCGCCTCGCGCGGGGTGAAGTTCGAGCCGATCTATTCCCGTCAGTCCTTCGAGAAGGACGGGCGCCACGTCTTCTGGGGCGGCCTGACGCTCGCGACCCGGGGCGAGGGCCACGGCCTCGCCGAGGCCGAGCGCGCCGCCTTCGCGGGCCTGGGCGGCGAGATCCGCTACGACTGCGCCGCCGAGGACCTGATCGTCGAGGACGGCCGCGTCCGCGGCGTGCGCACGAGCGCGGGCGCGATCCGGGCGCGGGCGGTGGTGCTCGGCTGCGGCGGCTTCGAGGCCAATGCGGCGATGCGCGCCGAGTTCATCGGCCCGGGCTGGGAGGAGGCCAAGGTGCGCGGCACGCCGCACAACCAGGGCGACGGGCTCGCGATGGCGTTCCGCCTCGGCGCGCGGCGCCACGGCTTCTACGGCGGCTGCCACGCCACGCCGATGGACCTGTTCACCCCGCCCTACGGCAACCTCGACCTGCCGCATCTCGAGCGCAAGCACTACCGCAAGATCTGCTACTTCCTCGGCGTGATGCTCAACGCGGACGGCGAGCGCTTCGTCGACGAGGGCCGGGACTTTCGCAATTACACCTACGCGCAGTTCGGCCGCGCCATCATGGAGCAGCCCGGCCACGTCGCCTGGCAGATCTTCGACGCATCGGTCGATCCGCTGCTCTACAGCGAGTACCGGTTCCACGACGCCCACTTCGTCGAGGCCGACACCCTCGACGCGCTGATCGACCGGCTCGACGGCCTCACCGACAAGGCGCAGGCGCGGGCGACGATCGCGGCGTTCAACGACGCGGTGGACGAGAGCGTGCCCTTCGATCCCACCGTGAAGGACGGGCGCGGCACCCGGGGCCTCGCGCTGCCGAAATCGAACTGGGCGCGGCGGATCGAGACCGGGCCGTTCAAGGCCTACCCGGTCACCGGCGGCATCACCTTCACGTATGGCGGCGTCGAGGTCGACGAGGACGGCGCGGTCCTGCACGAGAGCGGCACCCCGATCCCCGGCCTCTACGCCTGCGGCGAGATGGTCGGCGGGGTGTTCTTCAACGGCTATCCGGGCGGATCGGGCCTCACCTCCGGCGTGGTGTTCGGGCGGCGGGCCGGGAACGGAGCGGCGCGGGCCGCCTGA